Within the Alteromonas sp. M12 genome, the region GCAAGTAACACGCGCAACGTTTGACGAAGTTATGGTTCCCAATTACAACCCAGCGGCAATTGTTCCTGTAAAAGGTCAAGGATCTCGAGTTTGGGATCAGGAAGGAAAAGAATACATAGACTTTGCCGGTGGTATCGCTGTGAACGTATTAGGCCATTGCCATCCTGATTTAGTCGCCACCTTGAAAGAACAAGGCGAAAAATTGTGGCATGTCAGTAACGTATTCACCAATGAGCCGGCTCTTCGCTTAGGTAAAAAATTAACTCACGCTACCTTCGCTGATAAAGTTTACTTTGCAAATTCAGGTGCAGAAGCAAACGAGGCTGCACTGAAACTAGCTAGACGCTACGCACTAGAGCATTTTGGTGAAGACAAAAATCAAATCATCGCTTTTAATCAGGGTTTTCACGGACGTACATTTTTCACCGTAACTGTTGGCGGTCAATCAGCTTATTCTGATGGTTTTGGTCCTAAACCAGGTGCTGTTGAGCATGTGGATTTCAACAACCTTGATGCACTTAAAGACATTATCTCGGATAAAACCTGCGCCGTGATTATGGAACCTTTGCAAGGTGAAGGTGGAGTAATCAGTTCTAGCCAAGAATTTGTAGAAGGCGTGCGGGCTTTATGTTCTGAACACAACGCATTACTTATTTTTGATGAAGTGCAATCGGGCGTTGGCCGTACAGGACATTTATACGCATATATGGGCTTAAACGTCGTCCCTGACATCCTCACAACGGCAAAATCATTAGGCGGCGGTTTCCCAATCGGTGCAATGCTAACCACCTCTGAAATAGCGGCTAGCTTGAAAGTCGGCACACACGGAAGTACTTACGGTGGTAACCCATTAGCTTGCGCAGTTGCAGAAAAAGTTTTAGACATTGTTAACACGCCAGCGGTTCTGCAAGACGTTAAGCGTAAAGAAAAACTATTCCGCGATGGTTTAGAAAAAATTAATCAAAAGTTCAATGTATTCAGTGAAATTCGCGGCCAAGGTTTATTAATTGGTTGTGCCCTGAATGAACAATATCACGGTAAAGCAAGAGACTTTTTAGTGGCTTCTGCTGCTAACAATATGATGTGCCTAGTTGCTGGCGCAAATGTTGTGCGATTTGCACCTTCATTAGTCATCCCTGATGAAGATATCGCCGAAGGTTTAGCGCGTTTTGAACGTGCCATTGAGCATGTTGTAAATAGCTAAGCTAAAACGCAACCAGTAAAGTGAGCACGCTATTATGAAAGTGATCCGTCCTATTGCGTTAAATGATTATGATGCCTTGTATGATATTGCTGTTGAGTCAGGTATTGGTTTTACATCACTGCCTGTAAACGAGGCTTTGTTACGACGCAAAATAGAACAATCTGAAATTGCTTTTCGAGAGAAAGTCGATAAACCCGCTAATCAAAGCTATTTATTCGTCATGGAAGATACCGATACAAATGAAGTAGTCGGTACCAGTGGCATTGCTGCGACAGTCGGCCTAGAAGACTCTTTTTACCACTATCATTGTGGCAAAGTAGTGCATGCTTCTCGTGAGCTTAAAATCCACAACACTGTGGATATTTTAACGCTTTGTAACGACTACACAGGTGTGTCTGAAATATGCACTTTGTTTCTCAAAGAAAATGCTCGTAAAGGCAGTAATGGTCGATTGCTGTCAAAATTTCGATTTTTATTTATGTTAGAGCATCAAACTCGGTTTTCAGAAACAGTAATTGCTGAAATGCGTGGAGTAAGTGACGAAAACGGCACCTCTCCATTTTGGCAATGGCTGGAAGAACATTTCTTTTCAATGGACTTCCCCACTGCGGATTATTTAACCGGCATTGGAGACAAAGTCTTCATTGCCGAATTAATGCCCAAATACCCAATTTATGTCAGTTTGTTGAGCAAAGCGGCGCAAGCGGTTATCGGTCAAGTTCATGAAAAAACTCGTCCTGCTTTACAGCTTTTGCAACAAGAAGGGTTTATTAGCCGTGGCTATGTGGACATTTTTGATGGTGGCCCAACAGTAGAAGCCAATATCCAACACATTAGAACCGCCCAAGCTAGTCGTAAGCTGCCGATTAAAATTGACCAGCAAAAAGCCGCTGACGGCGCTTTATGCTACGTAATTAATACTAAGGTAAAAGACTTTAGAGCAATTACCACGGAAGTCTATGTAGATAACGACAACAACTTTGCGTATATCTCTCCCGAAAGCGCTGCAGCGTTAATGGTCGTTGAAAATGACCATATACGATATGCGCCAACCAAAATAATTTAATAACCCAGCCATAGGAATTATGTATGACGACA harbors:
- a CDS encoding aspartate aminotransferase family protein, whose protein sequence is MQVTRATFDEVMVPNYNPAAIVPVKGQGSRVWDQEGKEYIDFAGGIAVNVLGHCHPDLVATLKEQGEKLWHVSNVFTNEPALRLGKKLTHATFADKVYFANSGAEANEAALKLARRYALEHFGEDKNQIIAFNQGFHGRTFFTVTVGGQSAYSDGFGPKPGAVEHVDFNNLDALKDIISDKTCAVIMEPLQGEGGVISSSQEFVEGVRALCSEHNALLIFDEVQSGVGRTGHLYAYMGLNVVPDILTTAKSLGGGFPIGAMLTTSEIAASLKVGTHGSTYGGNPLACAVAEKVLDIVNTPAVLQDVKRKEKLFRDGLEKINQKFNVFSEIRGQGLLIGCALNEQYHGKARDFLVASAANNMMCLVAGANVVRFAPSLVIPDEDIAEGLARFERAIEHVVNS
- the astA gene encoding arginine N-succinyltransferase: MKVIRPIALNDYDALYDIAVESGIGFTSLPVNEALLRRKIEQSEIAFREKVDKPANQSYLFVMEDTDTNEVVGTSGIAATVGLEDSFYHYHCGKVVHASRELKIHNTVDILTLCNDYTGVSEICTLFLKENARKGSNGRLLSKFRFLFMLEHQTRFSETVIAEMRGVSDENGTSPFWQWLEEHFFSMDFPTADYLTGIGDKVFIAELMPKYPIYVSLLSKAAQAVIGQVHEKTRPALQLLQQEGFISRGYVDIFDGGPTVEANIQHIRTAQASRKLPIKIDQQKAADGALCYVINTKVKDFRAITTEVYVDNDNNFAYISPESAAALMVVENDHIRYAPTKII